The following proteins are encoded in a genomic region of Oryza brachyantha chromosome 11, ObraRS2, whole genome shotgun sequence:
- the LOC102709690 gene encoding uncharacterized protein LOC102709690: protein MRTTCSMECRGKVKCLIRADAAFRVLAGGGLRGIHFVPGPTGGEEEEENAPPPSRRWYRAAYARMVRLAGSESGGGGGPRQAATGSVGAEARVVDRMAEFDELAARFAAWQRAAPPLKATSLSSLTLVCDVLGVSAQLRKSVRLTICPQVTQHHIWRGALEEVLRDLRADMAALGHPSAAAQMAEQIAAACFRFLSDTADAATSSSPSWMRPTPFNKPAEPPPPSKTWQEVLDMFTDLAKSLEADARLAGHAHKVSAMKEGLYQIRNVVVERDIAFKEARRQDCLVQKKLSKSLGHSSKCLYTLLLFYLYGTVRDVEVHAGKHLSGKGGKNVTVHAAMFLTDGDEPAIRSAVKQLSRALGVFRFVWEAAHADSGDHASDSGKGAMAKKGHGDDAKGLLKLQGHIWGLGVEEKQVAYRGDVFHVHQIQLP from the coding sequence ATGCGCACAACGTGTTCGATGGAATGCCGCGGCAAGGTGAAGTGTTTGATACGCGCCGACGCGGCGTTCCgcgtgctcgccggcggcggcctccgcggGATCCACTTCGTGCCTGGCCCgaccggcggtgaggaggaggaggagaacgcCCCGCCCCCGTCGCGGCGCTGGTACCGCGCCGCCTACGCCAGGATGGTCCGGCTCGCCGGGtcggagagcggcggcggcggcggtccgcGGCAAGCGGCGACGGGGTccgtcggggcggaggcgcgcgtCGTCGACCGGATGGCGGAGTTCGACGAGCTGGCGGCGAGGTTCGCCGCGTGGCAGCGCGCGGCACCGCCCCTGAAGGCCACGTCGCTGAGCTCGCTGACGCTAGTGTGCGACGTGCTCGGCGTGTCGGCGCAGCTGAGGAAGAGCGTGCGGCTCACCATCTGCCCGCAGGTGACGCAGCACCACATCTGGCGGGGCGCGCTGGAGGAGGTGCTCCGCGACCTGCGCGCCGACATGGCCGCGCTGGGCCACCCTTCCGCGGCGGCCCAGATGGCGGAGCAGATCGCCGCAGCCTGCTTCCGCTTCCTCTCCGACACCGCCGACGCGGCGACGTCCTCGTCCCCGTCCTGGATGCGCCCGACCCCTTTCAACAAGCcagccgagccgccgccgccgtcgaagaCATGGCAAGAAGTGCTCGACATGTTCACCGACCTCGCCAAGAGCCTCGAAGCCGAcgcccgcctcgccggccACGCGCACAAGGTGTCGGCGATGAAGGAGGGGCTGTACCAGATCCGCAACGTCGTCGTCGAGAGGGACATCGCCTTCAAGGAGGCTCGCCGGCAAGACTGCCTGGTGCAGAAGAAGCTCTCCAAGAGCCTAGGCCACTCATCCAAGTGCCTCTACACCTTGCTCCTCTTCTACCTCTACGGCACAGTCCGGGACGTCGAGGTGCACGCCGGCAAGCACCTCTCCGGCAAGGGAGGCAAGAACGTCACCGTCCACGCCGCGATGTtcctcaccgacggcgacgagccggCGATCAGGAGCGCCGTCAAGCAGCTGAGCCGCGCCCTCGGCGTCTTCCGGTTCGTCTGGGAGGCGGCGCATGCTGACAGTGGTGATCATGCCAGTGACAGTGGCAAGGGTGCCATGGCCAAGAAAGGCCATGGAGATGATGCCAAGGGTTTACTGAAGCTGCAAGGGCATATCTGGGGTTTGGGTGTTGAAGAGAAGCAAGTGGCTTACAGAGGGGAtgtgttccatgttcatcagATACAGCttccatga